One stretch of Aquipuribacter hungaricus DNA includes these proteins:
- a CDS encoding MEDS domain-containing protein encodes MPSTPDAHQLVLPTAREPLATTVAAFLAAPLLRGEAVVVVATPEHRRQTAAALVAAGADLAAARADGRYLELDAAATLASFCTDDGPSEELFCTHVVGLVASLAVRFGAVHAYGEMVGLLAAAGHLVAALALEDLWSEAMAELPLRLLCGYPEGSLDGREQVSHVCAAHDVLAPVPSASVAVGLPVGSTAGLLARRTLLGACVTWGLHDVDWVDDVSLLVTELVGNAVRHTEGARALQLDRYGDAVGIVVVDASERWPRSVAPEGLAESGRGLTVVGALAERWGVEPRPGGKAVWARTRPCPVPVTG; translated from the coding sequence ATGCCCAGCACCCCCGACGCGCACCAGCTCGTCCTGCCCACCGCGCGCGAGCCCCTGGCGACCACGGTCGCCGCGTTCCTGGCCGCCCCGCTGCTGCGCGGCGAGGCGGTCGTCGTCGTGGCCACGCCCGAGCACCGCCGGCAGACCGCCGCCGCGCTCGTCGCCGCCGGGGCCGACCTCGCCGCCGCCCGGGCCGACGGCCGCTACCTGGAGCTCGACGCCGCGGCCACGCTGGCGAGCTTCTGCACCGACGACGGGCCGTCGGAGGAGCTGTTCTGCACGCACGTCGTCGGCCTCGTCGCCTCGCTGGCGGTGCGGTTCGGCGCCGTGCACGCCTACGGCGAGATGGTGGGCCTGCTGGCTGCCGCGGGCCACCTGGTCGCCGCGCTGGCGCTGGAGGACCTGTGGTCGGAGGCGATGGCCGAGCTGCCGCTCCGCCTGCTGTGCGGCTACCCGGAGGGCTCGCTCGACGGCCGGGAGCAGGTGTCGCACGTCTGCGCCGCGCACGACGTGCTCGCGCCGGTGCCGTCGGCGAGCGTCGCGGTCGGGCTCCCGGTCGGGTCCACCGCCGGCCTGCTGGCGCGGCGGACGCTGCTGGGTGCGTGCGTGACCTGGGGGCTGCACGACGTGGACTGGGTCGACGACGTCTCGCTGCTGGTCACCGAGCTCGTCGGCAACGCCGTGCGCCACACCGAGGGGGCCCGCGCGCTGCAGCTGGACCGCTACGGCGACGCCGTGGGCATCGTCGTCGTCGACGCCTCCGAGCGGTGGCCGCGGTCCGTCGCGCCGGAGGGGCTCGCCGAGTCCGGACGCGGCCTCACGGTCGTCGGCGCCCTCGCGGAACGGTGGGGTGTCGAGCCGCGGCCGGGCGGCAAGGCCGTGTGGGCGAGGACCCGGCCGTGCCCGGTGCCGGTGACCGGCTGA